The Theobroma cacao cultivar B97-61/B2 chromosome 1, Criollo_cocoa_genome_V2, whole genome shotgun sequence genome contains the following window.
GTCAAAATTCCAAATCTGTGACACCCCACTTCCCTTCAAGTGCTTCGATTCAAAGCTGAGATTCTGGAAATTGGATAAGATTCACTCGAATTCCTGACGGACACTCCACGTACGGTTAATGTTGAATTAACCAAGGACTTCTAAATAAGGACACAAAGAACAAAACTAAAGGTTAATCTAATGATCAGTAATGACACAATCGACACCTATTAAAACTTTTGTTCTGTTATGATTTCTGTTTCTTCCTTCTCCATGATACGTATGACGccatttaatttgattttagatatGGTGGCAGGATCTGCATAATGTATTTCTAAAAGAAACGTTGGAATTCTCGTAAAATAGGCCAATAAAATTGTCGTGATCTTGAATTACAAGGTAGCTATTTGGCGGCATGCACGCGTTTCTAGATAAATCCCAGCATATCTACTCAGGTTTCCTCACAAGACTAAAGGTAGAAGATGAACAAGCTGGTTTGTCCTAATGTCTTCCTTctctgctttctttttcttgacacattgttttattgttgaaatgGATACTCGCAGATGCAAGTCCAGCGGCCAAATAGAAGGATAAAGGCCTCCTCCAGCTTCCAGGCGGATGTAACACGCAAGACAGCTCTGCCTGCTGCGTAGAAGGCCATCTTTACGATATTTACTATTGTTCATCGAAAGTGTCGAGCCGTACAAAGGCAAACCTGACTCTCAGAAGCTTTGATCGTGGCGGAGATGGCGACCTACCATCCGAATGCGACAATCAGTACCACAATGATTATGAACTTGTGGTGGCGCTTTCAACTGTATGGTTCCGCAACGGAAAAAGAtgtaatcattttattaaCATCTATGGCAATGGAAAGTGGGTTACGGCTAAGGTTATTGATCAGTGCGATTCCAGAGTGGGCTGTGATGCTGCTAATCTGTACGAGCCCCCTAGTGGTAACAACATTGTTCGAACCACAGAAGCTGTCTGGGATGCCTTGGGAGTGCCCCGAAGTCAGTGGGGTGCAAGGGATATACATTGGTCTGATGCATAATCTATAATGCAAATCGGGGAAAGCTCtgccttttatttttcatctttgaTAAACGGGGAATTGTTAGCAAGTTAAATTTGCCTGGTGAGTATAGTGATTTCAACCTCTTAAGCCTAGAAGCTCAACTAAATAGGAAAATATCAATCACTTAGGGTGTAGCTTATTTGAGTAGCTTAAAGTAGCCTTCTTTTCCAATTACGCATTGATCGTTTGAGAATCTGGCTTTTATGGGCTTTTCGTTTCtgatattgaattaaaattgtGGTAATTTGATTCTAGAATCTATAGATGAGGCCAGAAAATTGATCTCTacatctttctcctttttcttttggatgaGGAATTCATCACTACATCGGGTGTACGGCCAATTTCAACTTATTGATCAATGTCAACCTATCACAAACGAAGATAGGAGACAACCAAGAAATCAGAGCTAGaacaaattaagaaaagaagaagcaaGTTTGTCCAAGTGTTTTTACTTCCCAGTGACCctgcatttttcttttttgcttttcttctgATTTCTTCAGAACCACTAGACTTTGCCTCACATATGGGTTTAATCAACATTCAACATCTGGTCGGTTCTTCCGTAATCGAAGACAAGTGCTATTTCGAAGGCTGTGAACCATCATTATCCCCCGTTTTTTTAACACACCTTTCGCACCTTCACCTTCGAAAGGAAAAAATACCCATCTCTTCTACTTCTTCTGCTATGAGGATATCAAACTTCATAAGGCGTTGGCGTTGACACTTGACAGTCATTAATGGAGAAGCAAGATTTAAATTCACCTTAAAgctgaataaaataaaaatgaaagacCTGTGTACAGAAATGATTCCAAGGGTACAACACAATAACTTTTGGATTTTATTCTGTTTTAATTCcagttttttcttctccaattacttcaa
Protein-coding sequences here:
- the LOC18614163 gene encoding LOW QUALITY PROTEIN: putative ripening-related protein 2 (The sequence of the model RefSeq protein was modified relative to this genomic sequence to represent the inferred CDS: deleted 1 base in 1 codon; substituted 1 base at 1 genomic stop codon); translation: MSSFSAFFFLTHCFIVEMDTRRCKSSGQIEGXRPPQLPGGCNTQDSSACCVEGHLYDIYYCSSKVSSRTKANLTLRSFDRGGDGDLPSECDNQYHNDYELVVALSTVWFRNGKRCNHFINIYGNGKWVTAKVIDQCDSRVGCDAANLYEPPSGNNIVRTTEAVWDALGVPRSQWGARDIHWSDA